In a genomic window of Halobiforma lacisalsi AJ5:
- the yqeC gene encoding selenium cofactor biosynthesis protein YqeC, producing MTVPLERALLDAHASATESPTVLAVVGAGGKKSTLYALAERLERAIVTTTVRIPPFDDRVATLTVADDPIAAARETDSRPLGLAAAREGDRYLGYDPADVDALANALEGPETVLVKADGARTRWLKAPDEDEPQLPAGTDVVVPIASARVVGKRLDEEHVHRPERVANVADLEPGDRISAVDVATVLASDAGGWKDVPEGATVVPLVNMADTPELEATAREIAAELREHRDVPRVVVTRLLEEEPVVDVL from the coding sequence ATGACGGTCCCCCTCGAGCGGGCACTGCTGGACGCGCACGCGTCCGCCACCGAGTCGCCGACCGTCCTCGCCGTCGTCGGCGCCGGCGGGAAGAAATCGACGCTGTACGCGCTCGCGGAGCGACTCGAGCGAGCGATCGTGACGACGACGGTCCGTATCCCCCCGTTCGACGACCGAGTAGCGACGCTGACGGTGGCCGACGATCCGATCGCGGCGGCGCGTGAAACCGACTCGCGGCCGCTGGGCCTCGCCGCGGCCCGCGAGGGCGACCGGTATCTCGGCTACGACCCGGCCGACGTCGACGCGCTTGCGAACGCCCTCGAGGGGCCGGAAACCGTGCTGGTGAAAGCCGACGGCGCGCGCACCCGCTGGCTCAAAGCGCCCGACGAGGACGAACCGCAGTTGCCCGCGGGGACGGACGTGGTCGTCCCGATCGCGAGCGCCCGCGTCGTCGGCAAACGACTCGACGAGGAGCACGTCCACCGGCCCGAACGGGTCGCCAACGTCGCCGACCTCGAGCCGGGCGACCGGATCTCCGCAGTCGACGTCGCGACCGTTCTCGCGAGCGACGCGGGCGGCTGGAAGGACGTTCCCGAGGGCGCGACGGTCGTTCCCCTGGTCAACATGGCCGATACCCCCGAACTCGAGGCGACGGCCCGCGAGATCGCGGCCGAACTGCGCGAGCACCGGGACGTGCCGCGGGTGGTCGTGACGCGACTGCTCGAGGAGGAGCCGGTGGTCGACGTCCTGTGA
- a CDS encoding HalOD1 output domain-containing protein, producing the protein MSRGTPPSQLVVTKIAEADDVEPATLDPPLYSTIDPDALDTLVESSDADTTVSFAYHGYEVRVDGTGEVTLTETDTETGTGTGTGTGSPDERANEPNDDSRQGAYNDD; encoded by the coding sequence ATGAGTAGGGGGACGCCGCCGAGCCAGCTCGTCGTGACGAAGATCGCCGAGGCGGACGACGTCGAGCCGGCGACGCTCGACCCGCCGCTGTACAGCACGATCGATCCCGACGCCCTCGACACGCTCGTCGAGTCGTCGGACGCGGACACGACGGTCTCGTTCGCCTATCACGGGTACGAGGTTCGCGTCGACGGAACTGGTGAGGTGACGCTGACCGAGACGGACACGGAAACGGGAACAGGAACGGGAACCGGAACCGGCTCCCCGGACGAGCGAGCCAACGAGCCGAACGACGACTCCCGGCAGGGCGCGTACAACGACGATTGA
- the rqcH gene encoding ribosome rescue protein RqcH yields the protein MDPKREFTSVDLAALVGELGTYEGAKVDKAYLYGDDLVRLKMRDFDRGRVELLLEVGEVKRAHTVAPERVPDAPGRPPQFAMMLRNRLSGADFAGVEQYEFDRILEFVFERDDGTTRIIVELFGQGNVAVTDGEYEVIDCLETVRLKSRTVVPGSRYEFPDTRTNPLTVSREAFYREMDDSDTDVVRTLATQLNFGGLYAEEICTRAGVEKAMDITEADEAVYDRLYEAIERLAIDVRNRNFDPRLYLEDGDDEDDSEDEDASPARVVDVTPFPLEEHEAEGLSAEAYDSFLTALDDYFFRLELDEEEEPDPTEQRPDFEEEIAKHQRIIEQQEGAIEGFEQQADELREQAESLYAEYGLVDEVLSTIRQARKQDRPWDEIEQRFEEGKERGIEAAETVVDLDGSEGTVTVEVDGERIDLVVDDGVEQNADRLYTEAKRVEEKKEGALAAIEDTREDLEDAKRRRDQWEAEDAAEDDEDDDDEDEEERNWLSMPSVPIRENEPWYDRFRWFHTSDGYLVIGGRNADQNEELVKKYLEPGDEVLHTQAHGGPVTVLKATDPSEASSHDIELPESSIEEAAQFAVSYSSVWKDGRYAGDVYAVDSDQVTKTPESGEYLEKGGFAIRGDRTYYRDTPVGVAVGIQCEPYTRVIGGPPSAIEGQAETTIELEPGRYAQADAAKRMYRRFRERFEDESFVRKIASPDRIQHFMPPGGSRIAEE from the coding sequence ATGGATCCAAAGCGGGAATTCACAAGCGTCGACCTCGCCGCCCTCGTCGGGGAACTCGGGACCTACGAGGGAGCGAAGGTCGACAAAGCCTACCTCTACGGCGACGACCTCGTCCGCCTGAAGATGCGGGACTTCGACCGCGGCCGCGTCGAACTCCTGCTCGAGGTCGGCGAGGTCAAACGCGCCCACACCGTCGCCCCCGAACGCGTCCCCGACGCGCCGGGCCGACCGCCGCAGTTCGCGATGATGCTGCGCAACCGGCTCTCGGGCGCGGACTTCGCCGGCGTCGAACAGTACGAGTTCGACCGTATCCTCGAGTTCGTCTTCGAGCGCGACGACGGCACCACCCGGATCATCGTCGAACTGTTCGGCCAGGGCAACGTCGCCGTCACCGACGGCGAGTACGAAGTGATCGACTGCCTCGAGACGGTCCGGCTGAAATCCCGTACCGTGGTCCCGGGCTCGCGCTACGAGTTCCCCGACACGCGGACGAACCCGCTCACCGTCTCGCGGGAGGCCTTCTACCGGGAGATGGACGACTCCGACACGGACGTCGTCCGCACCCTCGCGACACAACTCAACTTCGGCGGCCTCTACGCCGAGGAGATCTGTACCCGCGCCGGCGTCGAGAAGGCTATGGACATCACCGAGGCCGACGAGGCGGTCTACGACCGCCTCTACGAGGCGATCGAGCGGCTGGCGATCGACGTCCGGAACCGGAACTTCGATCCGCGACTGTACCTCGAGGACGGTGACGATGAGGACGACAGCGAAGACGAGGACGCGAGCCCCGCACGCGTCGTCGACGTCACCCCCTTCCCGCTCGAGGAACACGAAGCCGAGGGGCTCTCCGCGGAGGCGTACGACTCCTTCCTGACGGCGCTCGACGACTACTTCTTCCGGCTGGAACTCGACGAGGAGGAGGAACCCGACCCGACCGAGCAACGGCCCGACTTCGAGGAGGAGATCGCCAAACACCAGCGGATCATCGAACAGCAGGAGGGGGCGATCGAGGGGTTCGAGCAGCAGGCCGACGAACTGCGCGAACAGGCCGAGTCGCTGTACGCCGAGTACGGCCTCGTCGACGAGGTGCTCTCGACGATTCGGCAGGCCCGCAAGCAAGACCGTCCGTGGGACGAGATCGAACAGCGCTTCGAGGAGGGGAAGGAACGCGGCATCGAGGCCGCCGAGACCGTCGTCGACCTCGACGGCAGCGAGGGCACCGTGACGGTCGAGGTCGACGGCGAGCGGATCGACCTGGTCGTCGACGACGGCGTCGAACAGAATGCCGACCGCCTCTACACCGAAGCGAAACGCGTCGAGGAGAAGAAGGAGGGCGCGCTCGCGGCCATCGAGGACACCCGCGAGGATCTCGAGGACGCCAAGCGCCGCCGCGACCAGTGGGAGGCCGAAGACGCCGCAGAAGACGACGAAGATGACGACGACGAGGACGAGGAAGAACGGAACTGGCTCTCGATGCCGTCGGTTCCGATCCGCGAGAACGAACCCTGGTACGACCGGTTCCGCTGGTTCCACACGAGCGACGGCTACCTCGTGATCGGCGGCCGCAATGCCGACCAGAACGAGGAGTTAGTGAAAAAGTACCTCGAGCCGGGCGACGAGGTACTTCACACCCAGGCCCACGGCGGTCCGGTCACGGTCCTGAAGGCCACGGACCCGAGCGAGGCGTCCTCCCACGACATCGAACTCCCGGAGTCGAGCATCGAGGAGGCCGCCCAGTTCGCCGTCTCCTACTCCTCGGTCTGGAAGGACGGCCGCTACGCTGGCGACGTCTACGCCGTCGACTCCGATCAGGTGACCAAGACCCCCGAGAGCGGCGAATACCTCGAGAAAGGCGGGTTCGCGATCCGGGGCGATCGCACTTACTACCGCGACACGCCGGTCGGCGTCGCCGTCGGCATCCAGTGTGAGCCCTACACGCGGGTGATCGGCGGTCCGCCGTCGGCCATCGAGGGACAGGCCGAGACGACCATCGAACTCGAGCCGGGCCGGTACGCACAGGCCGACGCCGCAAAGCGGATGTATCGCCGGTTCCGCGAGCGGTTCGAGGACGAGTCGTTCGTCCGCAAGATCGCGAGCCCGGACCGCATTCAGCACTTCATGCCGCCGGGCGGGAGCCGGATCGCCGAGGAGTAG
- a CDS encoding universal stress protein, translated as MSRTTLLVPIRYPPQEASVETISHAIDVADELDDSHLYILHVNVLHKGDDIDRTEFRRTVEERIETPPYASCHVRDAYLLEKAILEEAAEQDADYVVIGQSMRARWRQLLTDHLGVGVDLEGFLDQQLNAELVVN; from the coding sequence GTGAGCCGGACTACACTGTTGGTACCGATTCGGTACCCGCCGCAAGAAGCGAGCGTGGAAACGATCTCCCACGCCATCGACGTTGCCGACGAACTCGACGACAGCCACCTGTACATCCTGCACGTGAACGTGTTGCACAAAGGGGACGACATCGATCGAACGGAGTTCCGGCGTACCGTCGAGGAGCGGATCGAGACACCGCCGTACGCGAGTTGCCACGTCCGGGATGCGTACCTGCTCGAGAAAGCGATCCTCGAAGAGGCAGCCGAACAGGACGCCGACTACGTCGTGATCGGCCAGTCGATGCGGGCTCGATGGCGGCAGTTACTGACCGATCACCTCGGCGTCGGCGTCGATCTGGAGGGGTTCCTCGACCAACAACTGAACGCCGAACTCGTGGTCAACTAG
- a CDS encoding ABC transporter ATP-binding protein, with amino-acid sequence MASESASDRERERREGDLEPDAPIALELEGVTKRYAETTAVDDVSLAVREGEFFTLVGPSGCGKTTTLRLIAGFESPTTGTVRFGGEDVTGVPPEDRDVGVVFQNYALFPHMTVGENVAYGLNFADAPGGVPDERRVQELLELVDLGGMADREPDQLSGGQQQRVAIARALAPGPDVLLLDEPMSALDAQLRERLRLQVREIQRELGITTIYVTHDQEEALAISDRLAVMRAGTPEQVARPREIYRRPNTRFVAEFVGDNNVFSGTVTAIDETGARLEVGPETLTVAHEGDLAVGDEVVFCVRPEELRIDGDANAITATVVSAEFLGETTRVHLEWHGCERERERERERKRELLVRTRDPLSGHVVVGFDPEDAHVVDVLER; translated from the coding sequence TTGGCATCTGAGAGCGCGAGCGATCGCGAACGCGAGCGGCGGGAAGGCGACCTTGAGCCGGACGCGCCGATCGCCCTCGAACTCGAGGGCGTCACCAAACGCTACGCCGAGACGACGGCCGTCGACGACGTCTCCCTGGCAGTCCGCGAGGGTGAGTTTTTCACCCTCGTCGGCCCTTCCGGCTGCGGGAAGACGACGACGCTGCGACTGATCGCCGGCTTCGAGTCCCCCACGACAGGCACCGTCCGGTTCGGCGGCGAGGACGTCACCGGCGTCCCCCCGGAGGACCGCGACGTCGGCGTCGTCTTCCAGAACTACGCGCTGTTTCCGCACATGACCGTCGGCGAGAACGTCGCCTACGGGCTCAACTTCGCCGACGCGCCCGGCGGCGTCCCCGACGAACGGCGGGTGCAGGAACTGCTCGAGCTGGTCGACCTCGGTGGCATGGCGGACCGCGAGCCGGATCAGCTCTCGGGCGGCCAGCAACAGCGGGTCGCGATCGCTCGTGCGCTCGCGCCCGGCCCGGACGTCCTCCTGCTCGACGAGCCGATGAGCGCGCTGGACGCCCAACTGCGCGAACGGCTGCGCCTCCAGGTCAGGGAGATCCAGCGGGAACTGGGGATCACGACGATCTACGTCACCCACGACCAGGAGGAGGCGCTTGCCATCTCCGATCGCCTCGCAGTGATGCGCGCGGGTACGCCGGAGCAGGTCGCCCGTCCTCGGGAGATCTACCGCCGACCCAACACCCGGTTCGTCGCGGAGTTCGTCGGCGACAACAACGTCTTCTCGGGCACTGTTACGGCCATCGACGAAACGGGAGCACGACTCGAGGTCGGTCCCGAGACGCTGACGGTCGCTCACGAGGGCGACCTCGCGGTCGGCGACGAAGTCGTCTTCTGCGTCCGCCCGGAGGAGTTACGGATCGACGGTGACGCGAACGCGATCACCGCGACCGTCGTCAGCGCGGAGTTCCTCGGCGAGACGACCCGCGTCCATCTCGAGTGGCACGGCTGCGAACGGGAACGGGAACGGGAACGAGAACGGAAACGCGAACTCCTGGTCCGGACACGGGATCCGCTCTCGGGCCACGTCGTCGTCGGATTCGATCCCGAGGATGCCCACGTGGTCGACGTCCTCGAGCGATAG
- a CDS encoding ABC transporter permease, protein MTDPSDPSRSDRSAVNAVAPATDVDGNRAHSGGSADQPDDTAAPDADADTDGFTRRVQNRLERRAIAVFGVATTLVLVVLFYYPVATVFLESVYVRGTLTLSVFLEILRDPLYFGDFARLFRGESPLAVALDLLSADRSIGVVGFTAYQAALSTLLSVALGLPAAYLLARYEFRGRRTLRALTILPFVMPSIMVAIGFVATFGQNGTVNAVLGALGLGSVDLLPSLTVILLAHAFYNAPLVTRVTTAAWESVDASAIETARSLGASPFRAFRDVVAPQLYPAVLMGAALAFVFTFGTFPIVLALGGFQLATVEVFVYRLIQDLNYAEGAALAIVELVISLGILYGYLRYEATHVVRSRGIRPLPRRPLSPPSLSVRELLPRLGLALYGVVAVFVFVAPVLSMLYASVDGANGLTLEHYRFLLERQETAAAFQVRPWEAVRNSLVFAAGALALSLPMGTVIAVLTTRRYRGRKLVDAVLMAPLAVSGIVVGIGLLRGPVFGIEIGGWRISVAGAVAIVAAHAVSCYPFVVRTVAPGLESVDRTLIESARALGASRARALVDVELPLVWPGVVAGAAFAFAISMGEFSSTVILATGTDQFTMPVAIERFIGRRLGPATAMGVVLLAVTSVSFVVIDRLGGESVGI, encoded by the coding sequence ATGACCGACCCGTCCGATCCGTCCCGTAGCGATCGTTCCGCCGTCAATGCGGTGGCTCCCGCGACGGACGTCGACGGCAATCGAGCCCATTCCGGCGGCTCTGCGGATCAGCCCGACGACACCGCCGCACCCGACGCCGACGCCGATACCGACGGCTTCACCCGCCGCGTCCAGAACCGCCTCGAGCGCCGCGCCATCGCCGTCTTCGGCGTCGCGACGACGCTCGTCCTGGTCGTCCTGTTCTATTACCCCGTCGCGACCGTCTTCCTCGAGTCCGTCTACGTCCGGGGCACGCTCACGCTCTCGGTCTTCCTCGAGATCCTTCGGGATCCGCTCTACTTCGGCGACTTCGCACGGCTCTTCCGGGGCGAGTCACCGCTCGCGGTCGCGCTAGATTTGCTCTCCGCGGACCGCAGCATCGGCGTCGTCGGTTTTACGGCCTACCAGGCCGCGCTGTCGACGCTGTTGAGCGTCGCCCTCGGGCTACCCGCGGCCTACCTGCTCGCCCGCTACGAGTTCCGCGGCCGGCGAACGCTGCGGGCCCTGACGATCCTTCCCTTCGTCATGCCGTCGATCATGGTCGCGATCGGCTTCGTCGCGACGTTCGGCCAGAACGGGACCGTCAACGCCGTCCTGGGCGCGCTCGGACTCGGCTCCGTCGACCTGCTCCCCTCGCTGACGGTCATCCTGCTCGCTCACGCGTTCTACAACGCGCCGCTGGTCACCCGGGTGACGACCGCGGCCTGGGAGTCCGTCGACGCGAGCGCGATCGAGACCGCCCGCAGCCTCGGAGCCAGCCCGTTCCGGGCCTTCCGCGACGTGGTCGCGCCGCAGTTGTACCCCGCGGTCCTGATGGGCGCGGCGCTGGCGTTCGTCTTCACGTTCGGTACCTTCCCGATCGTCCTCGCGCTGGGCGGGTTCCAGCTTGCGACCGTCGAGGTGTTCGTCTACCGACTGATCCAGGACCTGAACTACGCCGAGGGTGCCGCGCTCGCGATCGTCGAACTCGTCATCTCGCTCGGGATCCTCTACGGCTACCTGCGGTACGAGGCGACCCACGTCGTCCGCTCGCGGGGGATCCGTCCGCTGCCGCGGCGACCGCTCTCCCCGCCGTCGCTGTCGGTCCGGGAACTGCTGCCGCGGCTCGGGCTCGCCCTCTACGGCGTCGTCGCCGTCTTCGTCTTCGTCGCGCCCGTCCTGAGCATGCTCTACGCGAGCGTCGACGGGGCAAACGGCCTCACCCTCGAGCACTACCGGTTCCTGTTAGAGCGCCAGGAGACGGCGGCGGCGTTCCAGGTTCGCCCCTGGGAGGCGGTTCGCAACTCGCTGGTCTTCGCCGCGGGCGCGCTCGCGCTCTCCCTGCCGATGGGAACCGTCATCGCCGTGCTGACGACCCGTCGCTACCGCGGCCGGAAGCTGGTCGACGCCGTCCTGATGGCTCCGCTTGCCGTCTCCGGGATCGTCGTCGGGATCGGACTCCTCCGCGGGCCGGTTTTCGGGATCGAGATCGGCGGCTGGCGGATCTCGGTCGCCGGCGCGGTAGCGATCGTCGCCGCCCACGCCGTCTCCTGTTACCCCTTCGTCGTCCGCACCGTCGCGCCCGGCCTCGAGTCGGTCGACCGAACGCTGATCGAATCCGCGCGGGCCCTGGGCGCGTCGCGAGCGCGGGCGCTGGTCGACGTCGAACTCCCGCTGGTCTGGCCGGGTGTCGTCGCCGGCGCGGCCTTCGCGTTCGCGATCTCGATGGGCGAGTTCTCCTCGACGGTGATCCTCGCGACCGGAACTGACCAGTTCACGATGCCGGTCGCGATCGAACGGTTCATCGGGCGGCGGCTCGGACCCGCAACCGCAATGGGCGTCGTTCTGCTCGCCGTCACGAGCGTCAGTTTCGTCGTGATCGACCGCCTCGGAGGTGAGAGCGTTGGCATCTGA
- a CDS encoding thiamine-binding protein, with product MTVFALLRVTPVTDDDITEDVAAAIDALEEHDVEYRTTPMATILEAEDVHELFAACASAHEAVGTAEIQTTVQVEEKREVEMAAEDKIDAVESELGREARSEGGIDGGGD from the coding sequence ATGACCGTATTCGCCCTGCTTCGCGTGACGCCCGTGACCGACGACGACATCACCGAGGACGTCGCCGCCGCGATCGACGCCCTCGAGGAGCACGACGTCGAGTATCGGACGACGCCGATGGCGACGATCCTCGAGGCCGAGGACGTCCACGAACTGTTCGCGGCGTGTGCCTCGGCCCACGAGGCGGTCGGTACCGCCGAGATCCAGACCACGGTACAGGTCGAGGAGAAACGCGAGGTCGAGATGGCGGCGGAGGACAAGATCGACGCCGTCGAGTCGGAACTCGGACGCGAGGCCCGCAGCGAGGGCGGGATCGACGGCGGCGGGGACTGA
- a CDS encoding thiamine ABC transporter substrate-binding protein: MRRRAFLASSGALVTTGLAGCSAVDVENGENGSNGDDGGSDGGDTSGDTEGSVEDDDVLAVGTYSTFVDAPSDSPGVWIKETFEERHDVELEWHTPDQELNYYAERHNQGLEIEPELFLGVRPQNLVRVEENLEGDLFAETDESVLSNAENVGDEYYFDPEGRAVPTFRSHCGIVYDGRNVAEPETFEDLLGDRYEGQIALSNPQDSTTGLLFLLWTIDRFDEDGYLDYWSALIDNDVRVLNSWSDVYTQFEEAEVPVVVSYTNDRVYASRFGNDLEKHRVSTLNDQGYANMAGMARFADGSDDDLAHEFMDFILEPETQAEIANRNVTGPVNEETELPEAYAEYAIEPEETVFFGYDELKGNLTDWLDEWEREVVGSN; encoded by the coding sequence ATGAGACGACGAGCGTTTCTCGCATCCAGTGGCGCACTCGTGACGACCGGGCTGGCCGGCTGCTCCGCAGTAGACGTCGAAAACGGAGAGAACGGCAGCAACGGCGACGACGGGGGAAGCGACGGCGGCGACACCAGCGGCGATACCGAAGGCTCCGTGGAAGACGACGACGTCCTCGCGGTCGGTACTTACAGCACCTTCGTCGACGCGCCGAGCGACAGCCCGGGCGTCTGGATCAAGGAGACCTTCGAGGAGCGCCACGACGTCGAACTCGAGTGGCACACCCCCGACCAGGAACTCAACTACTACGCCGAACGCCACAACCAGGGCCTCGAGATCGAACCCGAACTGTTCCTCGGTGTGCGTCCGCAGAACCTCGTCCGCGTCGAGGAAAACCTCGAGGGCGACCTGTTCGCCGAAACGGACGAGAGCGTCCTCTCGAACGCCGAGAACGTCGGCGACGAATACTACTTCGACCCGGAGGGCCGCGCGGTGCCGACGTTCCGCAGCCACTGCGGGATCGTCTACGACGGTCGGAACGTCGCGGAACCCGAGACGTTCGAGGACCTGCTCGGCGATCGTTACGAGGGCCAGATCGCGCTCTCGAACCCCCAGGACTCGACGACCGGACTGCTCTTCCTGCTGTGGACGATCGATCGGTTCGACGAGGACGGCTACCTCGACTACTGGTCGGCTCTCATCGACAACGACGTCCGGGTGCTCAACTCCTGGAGCGACGTCTACACCCAGTTCGAGGAAGCGGAGGTGCCGGTCGTCGTCTCCTACACGAACGATCGAGTCTACGCGAGTCGGTTCGGCAACGACCTCGAGAAACACCGGGTCTCGACCCTGAACGACCAGGGGTACGCCAACATGGCCGGGATGGCCCGGTTCGCCGACGGCTCCGACGACGACCTCGCCCACGAGTTCATGGACTTCATCCTCGAGCCCGAAACGCAGGCCGAGATCGCCAACCGCAACGTCACCGGGCCGGTCAACGAGGAAACCGAACTCCCCGAGGCCTACGCCGAGTACGCCATCGAACCCGAGGAGACCGTCTTCTTCGGCTACGACGAACTCAAGGGTAACCTCACCGACTGGCTCGACGAGTGGGAGCGAGAAGTCGTCGGGAGCAACTGA
- a CDS encoding asparagine synthase-related protein, giving the protein METALRSADWTRVDGVAVRGRAFDGDAVLGGPDLAERFLDPLADDGRGASDGSRLEAVAATAADIEGFYAVVAVRDDATFLVADGARSIPLYYDGEGTIVSDRGRLVRDRLEAETDPVTESEFLLTRYVTGPETVWRGVYSTQAGEVVRIRDGRITRRTDSEYWPAGAANRDASESRFGRDEHLRRLESALETALDRLERVAGDRPIVLPLSGGHDSRLLTAALAERGREVIGYTFGRSGHPDVEVSREVADRLGIEWAHVPYDESTWREWYHGPAGERYRERAFGGDALPFLAEWPALRTLVDEGRLPADGLYCPGHTVATPSERVPTFVGEDEKPAAGTVGCGSSADGNDAIEPSLEALIDYVLETHYALWEWDDDRFHEAARERIRRGLLGDHEAEAVADPGTAAAAYERWEWRGRMSTFTNGDCRAYEEAGVDWWLPLWDPAYVRAWERVPLGLRREKELHAELARRYYARAAEVSRERAAVTDRTLAPVDRCLNLIRHTPARQFTERDGDWEPPFLVPRTGWGEPGNHPLAWYGAVEDRILERAPDDRTLYALRTLAATGRLEFADPNAAVPETARIALPTIDDSDRHSAEDGR; this is encoded by the coding sequence ATGGAAACGGCCCTCCGATCGGCCGACTGGACACGCGTCGACGGGGTCGCGGTTCGCGGCCGGGCGTTCGACGGCGACGCCGTCCTCGGCGGCCCCGACCTCGCGGAACGGTTTCTGGACCCGCTGGCGGATGACGGGCGAGGGGCGAGCGACGGCTCTCGACTCGAGGCCGTCGCGGCCACCGCCGCCGACATCGAGGGATTCTACGCGGTCGTCGCCGTCCGCGACGACGCGACGTTCCTAGTCGCTGATGGTGCACGTTCGATACCGCTGTACTACGACGGCGAGGGGACGATCGTCTCCGACCGAGGGCGACTCGTCCGCGACCGGCTCGAGGCCGAAACCGATCCGGTCACGGAGAGCGAGTTCCTGCTGACGCGGTACGTGACCGGGCCGGAGACGGTCTGGCGCGGCGTCTACAGCACGCAGGCCGGCGAGGTCGTCCGAATCCGCGATGGTCGGATCACCCGACGGACCGACAGCGAGTACTGGCCGGCCGGCGCGGCGAATCGCGACGCAAGCGAGTCCCGGTTCGGCCGTGACGAGCACCTCCGGAGACTCGAGTCGGCCCTCGAAACGGCGCTCGACCGCCTCGAGCGCGTCGCCGGCGACCGGCCGATCGTCCTCCCGCTGTCGGGCGGCCACGACTCGCGGCTGCTGACGGCGGCGCTCGCCGAGCGCGGCCGGGAGGTGATCGGCTACACGTTCGGCCGGTCGGGCCACCCCGACGTGGAGGTGAGCCGGGAGGTGGCCGACCGTCTCGGTATCGAATGGGCCCACGTTCCCTACGACGAGTCGACCTGGCGGGAGTGGTACCACGGACCGGCGGGCGAACGGTACCGGGAGCGAGCGTTCGGCGGCGACGCGCTCCCCTTCCTCGCCGAGTGGCCCGCCCTCCGAACACTCGTAGACGAGGGGCGACTGCCCGCCGACGGGCTCTACTGTCCCGGCCACACCGTCGCGACGCCGAGCGAGCGGGTGCCGACGTTCGTCGGAGAGGACGAAAAACCCGCGGCAGGGACCGTCGGCTGCGGCTCGAGCGCCGACGGGAACGACGCGATCGAACCCTCGCTCGAGGCGCTGATCGACTACGTCCTCGAGACCCACTACGCGCTCTGGGAGTGGGACGACGACCGGTTCCACGAGGCCGCCCGCGAACGGATCCGGCGGGGGCTGCTGGGAGACCACGAGGCCGAGGCGGTCGCCGACCCCGGGACCGCCGCAGCGGCCTACGAGCGCTGGGAGTGGCGCGGCCGCATGTCGACGTTCACCAACGGCGACTGTCGGGCCTACGAGGAGGCTGGCGTCGACTGGTGGCTCCCGCTGTGGGATCCGGCGTACGTGCGGGCCTGGGAGCGCGTTCCGCTGGGCTTGCGCCGGGAAAAGGAACTCCACGCCGAACTCGCGCGCCGATACTACGCTCGCGCGGCGGAGGTTTCTCGAGAGCGCGCGGCCGTCACCGACCGGACGCTCGCGCCCGTCGATCGGTGCCTGAATCTGATCAGACACACCCCGGCACGGCAGTTCACCGAACGCGACGGGGACTGGGAACCGCCGTTTCTCGTCCCGCGAACCGGGTGGGGAGAGCCCGGGAACCACCCGCTCGCGTGGTACGGCGCCGTCGAGGATCGCATCCTCGAGCGCGCGCCGGACGACCGGACCCTCTACGCGCTCCGGACCCTGGCCGCGACGGGGCGCCTCGAGTTCGCGGATCCGAACGCGGCAGTCCCCGAGACGGCCCGGATCGCCCTCCCAACCATCGACGATAGCGACCGTCATTCGGCCGAGGACGGCCGCTGA